A region from the Drosophila takahashii strain IR98-3 E-12201 chromosome 2L, DtakHiC1v2, whole genome shotgun sequence genome encodes:
- the LOC108063241 gene encoding LIM domain transcription factor LMO4.2 yields the protein MNATFHSYRDILAAHHQDSSSPENFAPIVIDYRNSNHTKDAVETNSNISSSQLSFMDESSNDFNNQQLIHSNSLIKVCGGCGDKISDRYLLYALDRYWHNGCLKCHCCGAMLAEVGSSCFTRRGLILCKKDYSSMFGCSGVCSGCGETIPPSELVAKALTGINNIDLQNQQKQIINCVFHLRCFSCAKCGSSLRPGDRYTMLGASLVCEQDWHKLLKGPANSNGTLGQRKGKVGRPRRSKD from the exons ATGAATGCAACGTTCCATTCATACAGAGATATACTAGCGGCACATCACCAAGACTCATCTAGTCCTGAAAATTTCGCCCCCATAGTAATCGATTATAGAAACTCAAACCACACTAAGGACGCTGTCGAGACCAACTCAAATATCTCATCGTCTCAGCTATCGTTCATGGACGAATCTTCAAACGATTTCAATAATCAACAGTTAATTCATTCTAACTCTCTTATTAAAGTGTGTGGTGGTTGTGGAG ATAAAATAAGTGATAGATATCTTTTATACGCTTTAGACAGATACTGGCACAATGGTTGCCTTAAATGTCACTGTTGTGGAGCTATGTTAGCAGAAGTGGGTTCCAGCTGTTTTACGAGGCGAGGCCTGATTCTTTGCAAAAAGGACTATTCCAG CATGTTCGGCTGCTCTGGAGTTTGTTCTGGATGCGGGGAAACTATACCCCCGAGCGAACTGGTAGCGAAAGCACTTACTGGAATAAATAATATCGATTtacaaaatcaacaaaaacaaataattaattgcGTATTTCATCTAAGGTGCTTTAGTTGTGCTAAGTGTGGATCAAGTCTGCGTCCTGGTGATAG GTATACTATGTTAGGGGCTAGCTTGGTGTGTGAGCAAGATTGGCACAAATTACTTAAGGGCCCCGCCAACTCGAATGGAACGCTTGGacaaaggaaaggaaaggttGGAAGGCCCAGAAGATCAAAGGACTAA
- the Bcs1 gene encoding mitochondrial chaperone BCS1 → MTLPDLVSGLSSNPYFGAGFGLFGVGAAAAILRKGLQGGLILFRRHCMITLEVPCRDKSYQWLLKWITIRGARKTQHLSVETNFVQNDNGTIKTSYDFIPSIGKHLFQYKGNWIQVERTREQQTLDLHMGVPWETVTLTAFGNNKAIYFDILEEARHLALEATEGKTVLYTAMGAEWRPFGHPRRRRPTGSVVLDRGTSEKIIADCQDFIKSSLWYTQRGIPYRRGYLLYGPPGCGKSSFITALAGELEYSVCLLNLSERGLTDDRLNHLLNVAPEQSIILLEDIDAAFVSREATPQQKSAYDGLNRITFSGLLNCLDGVGSTEARIVFMTTNYIDRLDPALVRPGRIDLKEYIGYCTQYQLEEMFKNFFANSDPTKVEEFGKRVTSFNRSASPAQIQGFFMKHKLSSPQTVIDSCEDIWENVLSPNKKDN, encoded by the coding sequence ATGACTTTGCCCGATCTTGTGTCCGGTCTGTCGTCCAATCCCTATTTTGGGGCCGGATTTGGACTGTTTGGAGTAGGAGCCGCGGCTGCTATCTTGCGGAAAGGTCTTCAAGGCGGTTTAATCCTGTTCCGGCGACACTGCATGATTACCCTGGAGGTGCCGTGCAGGGACAAATCCTACCAGTGGCTCTTGAAGTGGATCACCATCAGAGGAGCCCGCAAGACGCAGCACCTGAGCGTGGAGACGAACTTTGTACAGAACGACAATGGTACGATTAAGACCAGCTATGATTTTATACCCAGCATCGGCAAGCATTTGTTTCAGTACAAAGGCAATTGGATTCAGGTGGAGCGAACCAGGGAACAGCAGACCCTGGACCTTCACATGGGCGTTCCCTGGGAGACGGTGACCCTCACAGCCTTTGGAAACAACAAGGCTATTTATTTTGACATCTTGGAAGAGGCTAGACACTTGGCTTTGGAAGCCACCGAAGGAAAGACAGTGCTCTACACAGCGATGGGTGCGGAGTGGCGACCCTTTGGTCATCCTCGAAGGAGGCGTCCCACTGGTTCGGTGGTCCTGGATCGTGGAACGTCTGAAAAAATCATTGCCGACTGTCAGGACTTTATCAAGAGTTCCCTGTGGTACACTCAGCGCGGGATTCCCTATCGAAGAGGCTACCTTCTCTACGGACCTCCGGGTTGTGGCAAATCCAGCTTCATCACTGCCTTGGCCGGCGAACTGGAGTACAGTGTGTGCCTTCTCAACCTTTCCGAAAGAGGCCTCACCGACGATCGACTCAATCACCTCTTGAATGTAGCCCCTGAACAAAGTATCATCCTGCTGGAGGATATTGACGCAGCGTTTGTCTCGCGAGAAGCCACTCCACAGCAGAAATCCGCATATGACGGTTTGAACAGGATAACCTTCAGTGGACTCCTCAACTGTTTGGATGGCGTGGGTTCCACAGAAGCCAGAATTGTCTTCATGACCACAAACTACATAGACCGTCTTGATCCCGCCCTAGTTCGACCTGGTAGAATAGATTTAAAGGAATACATCGGTTATTGTACGCAATATCAATTGGAGGAAATGTTCAAGAACTTCTTTGCCAATAGTGACCCCACGAAAGTAGAGGAGTTCGGCAAACGCGTAACTTCCTTTAACCGTTCAGCAAGTCCTGCACAAATTCAAGGCTTTTTCATGAAACACAAATTGTCTTCCCCGCAAACAGTTATTGATTCTTGTGAAGATATCTGGGAGAATGTTTTGAGTCCTAATAAAAAAGATAACTAA
- the Prosalpha6 gene encoding proteasome subunit alpha type-1 produces MFRNQYDSDVTVWSPQGRLHQVEYAMEAVKLGTATVGLKNRETAVLVALCKPTSELSATQRKIIPIDDHLGISIAGITADARVLSRYLRSECLNYKHSYDSTYPVSRLITNLGNKMQTTTQRYDRRPYGVGLLVAGYDEKGPHVYQVTPSATFFNCKANSIGSRSQSARTYLERNLGTFLDSSNDDIICHGILAILGTLPTDEHQSKENAAQFNITVAIVGKNQPFKILSNEENDHYLRMAKERGAPADPPRNDDDDDRPSTSDQPDAGPRDPEVLVATEQRP; encoded by the exons ATG TTTCGCAACCAGTACGATAGCGATGTTACGGTGTGGAGTCCGCAGGGACGCCTTCACCAGGTGGAGTACGCAATGGAGGCCGTGAAGCTCGGAACCGCAACGGTGGGTCTGAAAAATAGAGAAACCGCTGTGCTCGTTGCCCTGTGCAAGCCCACCTCGGAGCTGTCGGCCACCCAGCGCAAGATAATCCCCATCGACGATCACCTGGGCATATCCATTGCTGGGATCACGGCGGATGCCCGTGTGCTTAGCCGGTACTTGCGTTCCGAGTGCCTCAACTACAAGCACTCGTACGACTCGACCTACCCGGTCTCCCGGCTGATCACTAACCTGGGCAACAAGATGCAGACCACCACTCAGCGCTACGATCGCCGTCCGTATGGCGTCGGTCTGCTGGTCGCTGGCTACGATGAGAAGGGGCCGCATGTCTATCAGGTCACCCCATCGGCGACCTTTTTCAATTGCAAGGCCAATTCGATTGGATCGCGTTCGCAGAGTGCACGCACCTATCTGGAGCGGAACCTGGGCACGTTCTTGGACAGCTCCAACGATGATATCATCTGCCACGGCATTCTGGCTATTCTCGGAACCCTGCCCACAGATGAGCATCAGAGCAAAGAGAATGCGGCTCAGTTT AACATCACTGTGGCCATTGTCGGCAAGAATCAGCCATTCAAAATTCTTTCCAACGAGGAGAACGATCACTATCTTCGGATGGCCAAGGAGCGCGGTGCTCCAGCTGATCCGCCGAggaacgacgacgacgatgaccGCCCATCCACCTCAGACCAACCCGATGCCGGACCACGCGACCCCGAAGTCCTTGTTGCCACCGAGCAGCGCCCTTAG